From Amphritea atlantica, a single genomic window includes:
- the ftsA gene encoding cell division protein FtsA, whose product MAMTSNMIVALDIGTSKVVCLVGEVGLDGTIDIVGIGSHESRGLKRGVVVNIESTVHSIQRAVEEAELMAGCKIHSVTVGVAGSHINSMNSHGIVAVRDGEVMEHDLERVIDAARAVAIPADQKILHILPQEYVIDNQEGIREPLGMSGVRLEAKVHLVTGAVNAVQNIEKCVKRCGLAVDSSVLEQLASSYAVLTDDEKELGVCMVDMGGGTTDIAIFTGGSIRHTAVIPIAGDQVTNDIAMALRTPTPHAEEIKIKYACALAQLASAEDTIKVPSVGDRPARDLSRQALAEVVEPRYDELFTLIQAELRRSGFEDLVAAGIVLTGGTAKMEGAVELAEEIFHMPVRLALPKGVRGMGDILNSPIYATGIGLLQYAKQDSHQQGDAVPVDEDLPERPNVLNRMKAWFQGNF is encoded by the coding sequence ATGGCAATGACGAGCAATATGATCGTGGCACTGGATATAGGCACCTCGAAAGTGGTGTGTCTGGTGGGCGAGGTTGGCCTGGATGGCACGATCGATATCGTTGGTATTGGTTCCCATGAGTCGCGGGGGCTGAAGCGGGGTGTGGTGGTGAATATCGAATCCACCGTGCACTCTATTCAGCGGGCGGTGGAAGAAGCCGAACTGATGGCGGGTTGTAAAATCCACTCGGTCACCGTAGGTGTCGCCGGCAGTCATATCAACAGCATGAATTCCCACGGTATCGTTGCCGTACGCGACGGTGAGGTGATGGAACATGATCTGGAACGGGTGATCGATGCTGCCCGGGCGGTGGCAATTCCCGCAGACCAGAAGATCCTGCATATTTTGCCGCAGGAATATGTCATCGATAACCAGGAAGGAATCCGCGAACCGCTGGGGATGTCCGGGGTACGACTGGAAGCTAAAGTGCATCTGGTGACCGGTGCGGTGAATGCTGTGCAGAATATTGAGAAATGCGTCAAACGCTGCGGCCTGGCGGTGGACAGTTCGGTGCTGGAACAGCTGGCATCCAGTTACGCGGTATTGACCGATGATGAGAAAGAGCTGGGTGTCTGTATGGTGGATATGGGTGGCGGCACCACCGATATCGCTATCTTTACCGGTGGTTCTATCCGACATACCGCGGTGATTCCGATCGCCGGAGACCAGGTGACTAACGATATTGCCATGGCGCTACGTACACCGACGCCTCATGCTGAAGAGATCAAGATTAAGTACGCCTGCGCACTGGCGCAGCTGGCCAGCGCAGAGGACACCATTAAGGTGCCCAGTGTCGGCGACCGTCCGGCCCGGGATCTGTCCCGTCAGGCGCTGGCTGAAGTGGTTGAACCCCGCTATGACGAACTGTTTACGCTGATACAGGCTGAGTTACGTCGCAGTGGTTTTGAAGATTTAGTGGCTGCCGGTATTGTACTCACCGGCGGCACTGCAAAGATGGAAGGGGCGGTAGAACTGGCGGAAGAGATCTTCCACATGCCGGTGCGACTGGCGTTGCCAAAAGGTGTGCGGGGCATGGGGGATATCCTCAACAGCCCAATCTATGCCACCGGCATCGGTCTGTTGCAATACGCCAAACAGGATAGCCATCAGCAGGGGGACGCTGTCCCGGTTGATGAGGATTTACCAGAGCGACCAAATGTTCTGAACCGGATGAAAGCCTGGTTTCAGGGGAATTTTTAG
- the ftsZ gene encoding cell division protein FtsZ: MFELVNNIAQNAVIKVIGVGGGGGNAVQHMVSSDVDGVEFICANTDAQALNNMGSRNVLQLGGEITKGLGAGANPDIGRESALEDRDQIMEMLSGADMVFITAGMGGGTGTGAAPIVAEVAKELGILTVAVVTKPFPFEGKKRMLIADQGIKELSEHVDSLIIVPNEKLLQVLGKNCTLMKAFDEANDVLKGAVQGISDLIIRPGMINVDFADVRTVMSEMGTSMMGTGSARGENRAIEAAEAAVRSPLLEDVDLMGARGILVNITAGLDLGLGEFSDVGQVIEEFASDSATVVIGTVIDPEMSDEIKVTVVATGLGGAEQQDIRVVSNAASVAGGSRRAASAVSDYSQLELPTVMRNRNDSVRAQDNPVVEPEPASESRKTGTDDMDFLDIPAFLRRQAD; the protein is encoded by the coding sequence ATGTTTGAATTAGTTAATAACATAGCGCAAAACGCCGTCATTAAGGTGATTGGCGTAGGTGGTGGTGGCGGTAATGCCGTGCAGCACATGGTCTCATCGGATGTCGATGGGGTTGAATTTATCTGTGCCAATACCGACGCACAGGCACTCAACAATATGGGGTCGCGCAACGTCCTGCAACTGGGTGGCGAGATCACCAAGGGGCTGGGAGCAGGCGCCAATCCGGATATCGGTCGTGAGTCCGCACTGGAAGATCGTGATCAGATTATGGAGATGCTCAGCGGTGCGGATATGGTCTTCATTACCGCTGGAATGGGTGGCGGTACCGGTACCGGTGCTGCGCCAATCGTTGCGGAAGTCGCGAAAGAACTGGGTATCCTGACTGTAGCCGTGGTGACCAAGCCATTCCCGTTCGAAGGCAAAAAGCGGATGCTGATCGCCGATCAGGGAATCAAAGAGCTGTCAGAGCATGTTGACTCGCTGATTATCGTGCCCAACGAAAAACTGCTGCAGGTGCTGGGTAAAAACTGCACCCTGATGAAAGCGTTCGACGAAGCCAATGATGTCCTCAAAGGCGCGGTGCAGGGGATCTCTGATCTGATTATCCGTCCGGGTATGATCAACGTCGACTTTGCTGACGTGCGCACCGTTATGTCCGAGATGGGCACATCGATGATGGGCACCGGTTCGGCTCGCGGTGAGAACCGTGCCATTGAGGCGGCTGAAGCGGCGGTACGCAGCCCGCTGCTGGAAGATGTCGATCTGATGGGAGCCCGGGGTATTCTGGTGAATATCACGGCCGGTCTGGATCTGGGACTGGGTGAGTTCAGCGATGTCGGTCAGGTGATCGAAGAGTTTGCCTCCGATAGTGCGACCGTCGTGATCGGCACCGTTATCGATCCGGAGATGTCCGATGAGATTAAGGTAACTGTTGTCGCAACCGGGCTGGGCGGTGCTGAACAGCAGGATATCCGCGTGGTCAGCAATGCTGCATCCGTTGCCGGAGGTTCGCGTCGTGCTGCCAGCGCTGTCAGTGATTACAGCCAGCTTGAACTGCCAACCGTCATGCGTAACCGCAACGACTCTGTACGGGCACAGGATAACCCTGTGGTCGAACCGGAACCAGCTTCAGAGTCACGTAAAACAGGTACCGATGACATGGATTTCCTGGATATTCCAGCGTTTCTGCGTCGTCAGGCTGACTAA
- a CDS encoding protein kinase produces the protein MHTLAQLKSGELAGIQHLKLSENLTTFPVEILSLADTLEILDLSHNLLDSLPDELTQLHKLKIMFASNNRFETLPEVLGECANLEMVGFKANKINRVPENALPPRLRWLILTDNRIETLPETLGERSRLQKLALAGNRLTHLPQSMAKLTNLELVRISANQLRECPEQLLDLPKLAWIAFSGNPFSRSDLRIESVPLIRPSSFALQEVLGQGASGVISKAVWNEDQTRFPDAIAVKVFKGEVTSDGYPEDELHACLKAGDHPNLVQPLAQVNENGDLALVMNLIPPHYRNLGLPPCFQSCTRDNFPEGVSLSIEQIDKIVQQMASVFTHLHDQQVCHGDLYAHNTLFDEHANIIFGDFGAASMYHMLTEEQQEKIRQIERRALHHFIDDLLSICVETDQPNHKYNLLKQKVTRLVS, from the coding sequence TTGCATACACTTGCGCAATTAAAATCCGGCGAATTAGCGGGTATTCAGCATCTGAAATTGTCAGAAAATTTAACCACCTTCCCAGTGGAGATTTTGTCACTGGCGGATACTCTGGAAATTCTTGATCTGTCCCACAATCTGTTGGATTCATTGCCGGATGAACTGACGCAGCTGCACAAGCTTAAAATCATGTTTGCTTCAAACAACCGCTTTGAGACACTGCCAGAGGTGCTGGGTGAGTGCGCCAATCTGGAGATGGTGGGCTTTAAAGCGAATAAAATAAACCGGGTTCCGGAAAATGCATTACCGCCCAGATTACGCTGGCTGATCTTAACGGATAACCGGATTGAAACCCTGCCAGAGACTCTGGGTGAGCGGTCCCGGTTACAAAAGTTAGCATTAGCGGGTAATCGCTTAACCCATCTGCCACAGAGTATGGCTAAGTTAACAAATCTTGAGTTAGTGCGTATCTCTGCTAACCAGCTGAGAGAGTGCCCTGAGCAGCTGCTTGACCTGCCGAAACTAGCCTGGATTGCGTTCTCGGGTAATCCATTCAGTCGCTCAGACCTCAGGATTGAATCTGTTCCGTTAATACGCCCATCCAGCTTTGCCTTGCAGGAAGTGTTGGGGCAGGGGGCATCAGGTGTGATTTCAAAGGCGGTGTGGAATGAGGATCAAACCCGTTTTCCTGACGCTATTGCGGTGAAAGTGTTTAAAGGTGAGGTCACTTCTGATGGCTATCCGGAAGATGAACTGCACGCCTGTTTAAAGGCCGGAGACCATCCAAATCTGGTTCAGCCATTGGCGCAGGTGAATGAAAATGGCGATCTGGCGCTGGTCATGAACCTGATTCCACCTCACTATCGCAACTTAGGGTTGCCGCCATGCTTTCAGAGTTGTACCCGTGACAACTTCCCCGAGGGTGTTTCGTTATCCATCGAACAGATCGATAAAATTGTGCAGCAGATGGCGAGTGTCTTTACCCATCTGCATGACCAGCAAGTCTGTCATGGTGATCTGTATGCCCATAACACCCTGTTTGACGAACACGCCAATATTATTTTTGGCGACTTTGGAGCGGCAAGTATGTATCACATGCTAACAGAGGAGCAGCAGGAAAAGATCAGGCAGATTGAGCGGCGGGCTCTGCATCATTTTATAGATGATCTGTTGAGTATTTGTGTTGAAACTGATCAACCGAACCATAAATATAACCTCCTCAAACAGAAGGTCACGAGACTAGTGTCGTAG
- a CDS encoding spondin domain-containing protein — translation MNVLFRTVISALFVAMLLSTPQAFADSNNEYAVTITNITRGQTFTPILVASHRNHAFSLFTAGEPASEALATLAEGGDTQPLMLLLEANKQVIDFTDSGSLLTPGESVTVTVAAGSGARNITLAAMLIPTNDSFIALQSVKAPGDGESVTYWSPAYDAGSEPNDELCSNIPGPVCGGEGVSAGVSGEGYVHISAGIQGIGDLLPELYDWRNPVAMITIKHKG, via the coding sequence ATGAACGTTTTATTTCGGACAGTAATCTCAGCGTTGTTCGTCGCCATGCTTCTGAGTACGCCCCAGGCATTCGCAGACAGCAACAATGAGTACGCTGTCACGATCACCAATATCACCCGTGGCCAGACATTCACACCGATTCTGGTGGCCAGCCACAGAAACCACGCATTCAGTTTGTTTACCGCTGGAGAGCCTGCCAGCGAAGCGCTGGCGACACTGGCCGAAGGGGGGGATACGCAACCCCTGATGCTGCTACTGGAGGCCAACAAACAGGTCATTGATTTCACCGATTCTGGTTCGCTGCTAACGCCCGGTGAATCCGTCACGGTAACGGTCGCGGCCGGTTCGGGTGCCAGAAACATCACCCTTGCGGCGATGCTGATACCGACAAATGACAGTTTTATCGCGCTGCAATCGGTGAAGGCGCCGGGTGACGGTGAGTCGGTTACTTATTGGTCTCCGGCCTATGATGCTGGCAGCGAGCCGAATGATGAGCTTTGTTCTAACATACCCGGCCCCGTGTGTGGTGGCGAAGGCGTCTCTGCGGGTGTGAGCGGTGAAGGCTATGTGCATATCAGTGCAGGTATACAGGGAATCGGAGATTTGCTGCCTGAGCTGTATGACTGGCGAAATCCGGTGGCCATGATCACGATAAAGCACAAAGGCTGA
- a CDS encoding dihydrolipoyl dehydrogenase, producing the protein MKQIDVEYAIIGAGTAGLGAYSRISRQTDSLVIIQDGPYGTTCARVGCMPSKLLITAAEYAHHIETSSFFGINTTGTVDGRKVLERLRRERDHRFVARNLSYVEKIPAHHKIEGRATFIGPGHLLVGQDTEVRAKKVILACGSRPAIDDVFQPIISRVLTSDTIFEITDLPRSVAVIGLGVIALELGQALHRLGVKTSLYGRSGSIGSLTHPVMKQETLQIFSKELEIYPSGTIEKTWEDEQGAWIQYEQANGEKVTKVFDQVLVAAGRVPNVDRLNLQAAGVECTLSGDMPFDPETLTYPGHPIFIAGDATDILPVWHEAFDEGRIAADNALNYPNTVDSKRKTPLMIYFTDPQIAIVGQTYRQLQEQEIVIGELTFDSPRHIVWNKVDGRIQVYLDARTGKILGAEMLGYQAEHLAHILALAITHHMTADQVLEMPIYHPSAEELLRDVLIDALKKR; encoded by the coding sequence ATGAAACAGATCGACGTTGAGTACGCAATCATCGGGGCCGGGACCGCAGGCCTGGGGGCCTATTCCAGAATAAGTCGTCAGACCGATAGCCTCGTCATAATTCAGGATGGCCCCTATGGCACCACCTGCGCGCGGGTAGGCTGTATGCCGAGCAAGCTTCTGATCACCGCTGCTGAGTATGCTCACCATATCGAAACCAGCAGTTTTTTCGGCATTAATACAACGGGCACTGTGGATGGTCGGAAGGTGCTGGAGCGACTACGCCGCGAGCGGGACCATCGATTTGTAGCGCGTAACCTGAGTTATGTGGAGAAAATCCCGGCACACCACAAGATCGAAGGCAGGGCTACCTTTATCGGTCCGGGCCACCTCCTTGTCGGCCAGGATACCGAAGTCAGAGCTAAGAAAGTCATTCTTGCCTGCGGCTCAAGGCCTGCGATTGATGATGTCTTCCAACCCATTATCTCGCGGGTGCTTACCAGCGATACAATTTTCGAGATAACAGATCTGCCGCGCTCCGTTGCGGTCATCGGTCTGGGTGTCATTGCCCTGGAACTCGGACAGGCACTCCATCGTCTGGGGGTTAAAACCTCACTCTATGGGCGCTCCGGCTCAATCGGCAGTCTCACACACCCGGTTATGAAACAGGAAACCCTGCAGATCTTCAGTAAAGAACTGGAGATCTATCCCAGCGGAACCATAGAGAAAACATGGGAAGATGAGCAGGGAGCCTGGATCCAGTATGAACAGGCAAATGGCGAGAAAGTGACCAAGGTGTTCGACCAGGTACTGGTTGCCGCTGGCAGAGTACCGAATGTAGATCGCCTGAACCTTCAGGCCGCGGGTGTCGAATGCACTCTGTCCGGCGATATGCCGTTCGACCCTGAAACCCTGACCTACCCCGGTCATCCCATTTTCATTGCCGGCGATGCAACCGACATTTTACCCGTCTGGCATGAGGCCTTCGATGAGGGACGCATAGCCGCCGATAATGCACTGAACTACCCGAATACAGTGGACAGCAAACGTAAAACGCCGCTGATGATATATTTTACCGACCCTCAGATAGCAATCGTTGGCCAGACATACCGACAGTTACAAGAGCAGGAAATTGTCATTGGCGAACTGACTTTTGATAGTCCCCGGCATATCGTCTGGAATAAAGTCGATGGGCGCATTCAAGTGTATCTGGACGCACGCACAGGCAAGATCCTTGGAGCGGAAATGCTCGGTTATCAGGCTGAGCACCTGGCACATATACTGGCACTGGCCATCACCCATCACATGACCGCCGATCAGGTACTGGAGATGCCCATCTACCACCCCAGTGCTGAAGAACTGTTACGCGATGTCTTAATCGATGCCCTGAAAAAACGATAA
- a CDS encoding OsmC family protein: MSVHEAKINWQRNLHLSDPSTYSRNHQVSLNGNQQLNVSASEEFKGDPGCADPEQMLVSAVSSCHMLFFLAIAEFQGFYVESYEDSPKGYLEKNAKGGMEITRIVLSPSVVFGGDKQPDQQTMSKIHANAHKNCFIRNSVTASVEINHS, from the coding sequence ATGTCTGTACATGAAGCAAAAATAAACTGGCAGCGAAACCTCCACCTTTCAGATCCCAGTACTTACTCGCGTAATCACCAGGTCAGTCTGAATGGCAATCAGCAACTTAATGTCTCTGCCTCAGAGGAATTTAAAGGTGATCCTGGTTGTGCGGATCCTGAACAGATGTTGGTGAGCGCAGTCTCCAGCTGCCATATGCTGTTTTTTTTAGCGATTGCAGAGTTTCAGGGATTTTATGTTGAGTCATATGAAGACTCCCCTAAGGGATACCTTGAAAAGAACGCCAAAGGCGGCATGGAAATTACCCGCATCGTCCTTTCTCCCAGCGTGGTATTCGGAGGTGATAAACAGCCTGATCAGCAAACAATGTCTAAAATTCATGCGAATGCACATAAAAATTGTTTTATCAGGAATTCTGTTACGGCCAGTGTTGAGATCAATCATTCTTAA
- a CDS encoding enoyl-CoA hydratase, translated as MSTNQSNESILLRSDQNGAVYLSLNRPDKLNTLSEAMLTLLQSELDNIAADPTVQCVVLSAEGRGFCAGHDLQEMRSNPTHSYYQELFRRCGNVMQSIVNLPVPVIARVSGIAAAAGCQLVASCDLVIAARSARFAVPGINVGLFCSTPAVALSRNISPKRAFDLLVTGDIIDADTALEWGLISTVVDDTELDDAVAEKVAKILSKSPSAVRFGKSMFNPQRQMSLSDAYEFAGNIMADNMMSPDAGEGIDAFLAKRAPIWEKPVR; from the coding sequence ATGAGTACTAATCAGTCAAACGAGAGTATTTTGCTGCGCAGCGATCAGAACGGTGCCGTTTATCTCTCTTTAAACCGGCCGGATAAATTAAATACCTTGTCCGAAGCGATGCTGACTTTACTGCAAAGTGAATTAGACAATATCGCCGCCGATCCCACCGTACAGTGTGTCGTCCTGAGTGCTGAGGGACGTGGATTTTGTGCCGGGCATGATTTGCAAGAGATGCGCAGTAATCCGACGCATAGCTACTATCAGGAACTATTTCGTCGTTGCGGTAATGTCATGCAGAGCATCGTTAATCTGCCGGTACCGGTCATTGCCAGGGTGAGTGGTATAGCCGCTGCTGCAGGCTGTCAACTGGTCGCCAGCTGTGATCTGGTGATCGCTGCCAGGTCGGCCCGGTTCGCAGTGCCGGGCATCAATGTGGGTTTGTTCTGTTCAACCCCGGCAGTCGCATTGTCACGCAATATCTCACCTAAGCGGGCATTCGACCTGCTGGTGACTGGCGATATTATTGATGCCGATACTGCGCTGGAATGGGGGCTGATCAGCACTGTGGTTGACGATACGGAGCTGGATGACGCAGTTGCGGAAAAAGTGGCGAAAATCCTTAGTAAGAGTCCTTCTGCTGTTCGGTTTGGTAAATCCATGTTCAATCCACAGAGACAGATGTCGCTCTCCGACGCCTACGAATTTGCCGGCAATATTATGGCCGATAATATGATGAGCCCTGACGCAGGCGAAGGTATAGATGCTTTTCTTGCCAAGCGAGCGCCCATCTGGGAAAAGCCGGTTCGTTAA
- a CDS encoding acyl-CoA synthetase, whose protein sequence is MTELCAFNQAMDKTTANYVALSPLSFIRRAAAVYPGRSAVIYDDKTYTWRQTYGRCCQLASLLQKFGISRGDTVSVMLPNIPAMYEAHFGVPMVGAVLNAINIRLDAEAIGFILNHSRTRLLLVDSEYADVIEKALSLVEGPAPIVINVSDPGYGEGRFIGDLEYEALLAEQPEDLEWELPADEWDAIALGYTSGTTGNPKGVVTHHRGAYLNAVSNTLSWSLPSKVVYLWTLPMFHCNGWCFPWTLAAIGGTSVCLRKVDPERIHQLMRQHHVTHYCGAPIVHSMIADAAVTQETTIDHKVYGLIAGAAPPASVLERMERLGFELTHVYGLTETYGPASVCVKQDEWAECTLEEQVVLNGRQGVSYPLQEEITVLDPETMQPVPADGTTVGEIMFRGNIVMKGYLHNEAATQEAFADGWFHTGDLAVVHSDGYIKITDRSKDVIISGGENISSLEVEDIIQRHPEVELAAVVAMPDEKWGEVPAAFVQLRPGSELSEDAIIDFCRSNMSRFKAPKRIVLGSLPTTSTGKIQKFALRQLLIPEACN, encoded by the coding sequence ATGACCGAGTTATGTGCTTTTAATCAGGCGATGGATAAAACAACCGCTAATTATGTGGCGCTGTCGCCACTCAGCTTCATCAGGCGGGCCGCTGCTGTATATCCGGGCAGATCTGCTGTCATATACGACGATAAAACCTATACCTGGCGCCAAACCTATGGGCGATGCTGCCAGCTAGCTTCCCTGTTGCAGAAATTTGGTATATCCAGAGGAGATACTGTATCAGTCATGCTGCCAAATATTCCTGCGATGTATGAGGCGCATTTTGGTGTGCCCATGGTGGGGGCCGTGTTGAACGCAATCAATATTCGCCTGGATGCAGAAGCGATTGGCTTCATTCTTAATCATAGTCGCACACGGCTTTTGCTGGTGGATTCTGAGTATGCGGATGTCATTGAAAAAGCCCTTTCTCTGGTGGAAGGACCTGCACCTATTGTCATCAACGTTTCCGACCCTGGCTATGGCGAAGGGCGGTTTATCGGCGATCTTGAATATGAAGCATTATTGGCTGAACAGCCAGAAGACTTGGAGTGGGAACTGCCGGCAGATGAGTGGGATGCGATTGCGCTGGGATATACCTCCGGCACAACCGGTAACCCCAAAGGCGTGGTAACTCACCATCGCGGTGCTTATCTGAATGCGGTAAGCAACACACTTTCATGGAGCTTGCCATCAAAGGTGGTGTATCTGTGGACCCTGCCAATGTTTCATTGTAATGGCTGGTGCTTTCCCTGGACGCTGGCTGCGATCGGTGGAACCAGCGTCTGCTTGCGTAAAGTTGATCCGGAAAGAATTCATCAACTCATGAGACAGCATCATGTCACTCATTACTGTGGTGCTCCTATAGTACATTCGATGATTGCCGATGCTGCGGTAACTCAGGAAACCACGATCGATCACAAGGTCTATGGGCTGATTGCAGGTGCTGCGCCGCCAGCTTCGGTTCTGGAACGGATGGAGCGACTTGGATTTGAACTGACTCATGTCTATGGTCTTACCGAGACATATGGTCCCGCTTCGGTATGTGTTAAGCAGGATGAATGGGCCGAGTGCACACTCGAAGAGCAGGTGGTGCTTAACGGCCGGCAGGGGGTAAGCTATCCGCTGCAGGAGGAGATCACGGTGTTAGATCCCGAGACAATGCAGCCGGTACCGGCCGATGGGACAACTGTTGGTGAAATAATGTTCCGGGGCAATATTGTTATGAAGGGATATCTCCATAACGAGGCAGCGACCCAGGAGGCATTTGCCGACGGATGGTTCCATACCGGTGATTTAGCGGTAGTGCATTCTGATGGCTACATCAAAATTACCGATCGTTCCAAAGATGTCATCATTTCGGGCGGTGAAAATATATCCTCACTGGAAGTTGAGGATATCATCCAGCGTCACCCTGAAGTTGAACTTGCCGCTGTTGTCGCTATGCCGGATGAGAAGTGGGGCGAAGTGCCTGCGGCGTTTGTACAACTACGTCCGGGCAGCGAGCTAAGTGAAGACGCTATAATTGATTTCTGCCGCAGTAATATGAGTCGTTTCAAAGCGCCTAAGAGGATTGTTCTTGGTAGCCTGCCAACAACGTCAACCGGTAAAATTCAGAAATTTGCATTGCGTCAGCTACTGATACCTGAAGCGTGTAATTAA
- a CDS encoding LysR family transcriptional regulator, whose product MSRLPPMIALSYFEVASRTKSFAKAAQELNVTPAAISHQIKALEAYLGVELFVRHHRRVSLTPAARAALPELHEGFKILQQAVDNIRLFSEERSVVTVCAEPLFATKWIVPRLHRFYACCPEAEVRLQASLHTVDKCRNSEFEGSQLKRAGIDVSVRLGYGDYKDLAPQRLMSLDLVPMSTPELVASLESVESLPKQTLLWDSTLSRFKESCGWHEWFLQQQAEHTDSLRELRFGNGLLTLEAALSGQGFLLGSKELLQAELASEKLQVAIDRPMHCDQAYYVVSAGLNSERDIARQFREWLVEEAGSSEN is encoded by the coding sequence ATGTCACGACTCCCCCCTATGATAGCCCTCTCATATTTTGAGGTTGCCAGCCGAACCAAAAGTTTCGCTAAGGCTGCTCAGGAGCTTAATGTTACCCCGGCGGCAATCAGTCACCAGATCAAGGCGCTGGAAGCTTATCTGGGCGTCGAATTGTTTGTTCGCCACCATCGTCGGGTCAGCCTGACCCCTGCCGCACGTGCAGCGTTGCCAGAGTTGCATGAAGGCTTCAAAATATTGCAACAAGCCGTAGACAATATCCGTCTCTTTAGCGAAGAGCGGAGTGTCGTTACCGTGTGTGCAGAACCCTTGTTCGCCACGAAATGGATCGTGCCACGCTTGCATCGTTTTTATGCTTGCTGCCCTGAAGCTGAAGTGCGATTACAGGCCAGCCTGCATACCGTAGATAAGTGTCGTAATAGTGAGTTTGAAGGCTCGCAACTAAAGCGTGCGGGGATCGATGTGTCTGTACGACTGGGTTATGGCGATTATAAGGATCTTGCACCACAGCGCTTAATGAGTCTTGATTTAGTTCCCATGTCTACGCCAGAGCTTGTTGCCAGTCTTGAGAGTGTAGAATCATTACCCAAACAAACATTGTTATGGGACAGCACACTGTCACGTTTTAAGGAGTCCTGCGGCTGGCATGAGTGGTTTTTACAGCAGCAAGCCGAACACACTGATTCCCTGCGAGAGCTTCGTTTTGGTAACGGCCTGCTGACACTTGAAGCGGCCCTGTCTGGACAAGGCTTTTTGCTTGGTAGTAAAGAGCTGCTGCAGGCAGAGCTGGCTTCAGAAAAACTGCAAGTAGCGATCGATCGCCCGATGCACTGTGACCAGGCATATTATGTGGTGAGTGCGGGCTTAAATAGTGAACGGGACATTGCCCGGCAGTTTCGAGAGTGGCTGGTGGAGGAGGCGGGTTCGTCTGAGAACTGA
- a CDS encoding glycine cleavage system protein T, with product MATQQKEEFGFGTQIRKSPYFDATVRWGATGFSVYNHMYIPRDFGNPEQNFWNLVNDAILCDVAVERQVEITGPDAAQFAQLLTPRDLSKCAVGQCKYVLITNAEGGILNDPILLRLEENRFWISLADSDILLWAQGVAINSGLDVQIREPDVSPLQLQGPKSGEIMKALFGDSITDLKYYWLREYDLDGIPLIISRTGWSSELGYELYLQDGSKGDELWEKIMAAGAPFGLQPGHTSSIRRIEGGMLSYHADMDINTNPYELGLDRLVELDIEADFIGKAALKRIRDEGVSRKQVGLVIDGPALTGPNTRCWMLEQEGEQVGKVTSAVFSPRLEQNIALAMVSAEFAALGTTFDVELPSGKTTATVVEMPFFDPKKAIAAT from the coding sequence ATGGCTACACAACAAAAAGAAGAATTTGGCTTTGGAACACAAATTCGCAAATCTCCTTACTTCGATGCAACCGTGCGCTGGGGCGCTACCGGTTTCTCGGTCTATAACCATATGTATATCCCGCGTGATTTTGGCAATCCCGAGCAGAATTTCTGGAACCTGGTCAACGATGCCATTCTGTGTGATGTTGCGGTTGAACGCCAGGTAGAAATTACCGGTCCTGATGCGGCTCAGTTCGCGCAACTACTGACACCCCGCGACTTGTCCAAGTGTGCGGTAGGGCAGTGCAAATATGTGCTGATCACCAATGCTGAGGGCGGCATTCTGAACGATCCGATCCTGCTGCGTCTTGAAGAAAACCGTTTCTGGATCTCGCTGGCAGACAGCGATATTTTGCTGTGGGCACAAGGCGTTGCGATTAACTCGGGTCTGGATGTTCAAATCCGCGAACCGGATGTTTCACCGTTGCAGCTGCAGGGGCCGAAGTCCGGTGAAATTATGAAAGCGTTGTTTGGCGACAGCATCACCGATCTGAAGTATTACTGGCTACGTGAATATGACCTGGACGGTATTCCTCTGATCATATCCCGGACCGGCTGGTCAAGCGAACTGGGCTATGAGCTTTATCTGCAGGATGGCTCGAAGGGTGATGAGCTGTGGGAAAAGATCATGGCAGCGGGTGCTCCGTTCGGTCTTCAGCCAGGTCACACATCGTCAATTCGTCGCATTGAGGGCGGTATGCTGTCCTACCATGCGGATATGGATATCAATACCAATCCGTATGAACTGGGCCTTGATCGTCTGGTAGAGCTGGATATCGAAGCCGACTTTATCGGTAAAGCTGCTCTCAAACGTATCCGTGACGAGGGTGTCTCACGCAAACAGGTTGGCCTGGTGATTGATGGTCCGGCACTGACAGGACCTAACACCCGGTGCTGGATGCTGGAACAAGAGGGTGAGCAGGTAGGCAAGGTGACATCAGCGGTGTTCTCTCCGCGTCTGGAGCAAAACATTGCACTGGCCATGGTTAGCGCAGAGTTTGCGGCCCTTGGTACCACGTTCGACGTTGAGTTGCCTAGCGGAAAAACAACCGCCACCGTTGTCGAAATGCCGTTCTTTGACCCGAAAAAGGCAATTGCGGCGACCTGA